One Sodalis praecaptivus DNA segment encodes these proteins:
- a CDS encoding HAD family hydrolase, protein MKFDAIAWDIDGTLVDSEPLHHRALLAACRRFGLDLSALPASRFCGVHVFDVWQALRAELPADLPREVWLRAIEDHYHAHSSELDAIPDSRETIRLLAAKGIKQACVSNSCRAIVESNLRALGVRECMDVVVTLDDVNRGKPAPEPYQHALSALGLPAAAVLAVEDSQTGALSAQAAGMHVAFYGALPSSAQGVTAILSLTHVLDWF, encoded by the coding sequence ATGAAATTTGACGCCATTGCATGGGACATCGACGGAACGTTGGTGGACAGTGAGCCACTGCATCACCGGGCGCTGCTGGCGGCCTGCCGCCGTTTCGGTCTCGATCTGAGCGCTCTGCCGGCGTCACGTTTTTGCGGCGTGCATGTTTTCGATGTCTGGCAAGCCCTGCGCGCAGAGCTGCCGGCGGATTTGCCACGGGAGGTATGGTTGCGGGCAATCGAGGATCACTACCATGCCCACAGCAGCGAGTTGGACGCCATCCCCGACAGCCGGGAAACCATCCGCCTGCTGGCCGCCAAAGGGATTAAACAAGCCTGTGTATCCAATTCGTGTCGGGCTATCGTCGAATCGAATCTGCGGGCGCTGGGCGTGCGCGAGTGCATGGATGTGGTGGTGACGCTGGATGATGTCAACCGTGGTAAACCCGCGCCCGAACCCTATCAGCACGCGCTTAGCGCATTGGGGTTACCTGCCGCCGCCGTGCTGGCGGTTGAGGATAGCCAAACCGGAGCGCTCTCGGCGCAGGCCGCCGGGATGCACGTTGCCTTCTACGGCGCTTTGCCCTCCTCCGCGCAGGGGGTAACGGCCATCTTATCGCTGACTCACGTCCTCGATTGGTTCTGA
- a CDS encoding FGGY-family carbohydrate kinase: MMRYLLGIDIGTTSTIGILIGLPDNVLGMASRPVTLSAPHSGWTEESPDQWWQNVGEICRQLLAQSGIAASEIGGIGVTGMLPAVVLLDNQDRLLRPSIQQSDGRSGAEVLQMRGEMDAQHFLQRAGNGINQQLVGAKIRWLEHHEPAVFARIDTVLGSYDFINWKLTGEKVIEQNWALEAGFVDIGSHKLDDELIAFAHLPRHVVPPLARSHDIIGAVTAQAAAWTGLSPGTPVIGGAADMIASALGAGVTSPGDVLLKFGGSVDILTVTDTARPDPRLYLDYHLVPGRYMPNGCMSTGGSGLNWFVQHFAAQHEPAAREQGMSLHHYLDTLAEQRPAGSDGLLFLPYFLGEKTPLHDPDARGVLFGLTLTHDAGHVWRALLEAYAYAIKHHIETLLDIGYPVNRYVVSDGGSASTLWMQIVADVLGEPLSRLVGHPGSCLGAAWTAAIGVGASTDWNGARAWVTLKDSVAPERAHTDVYRQGYQRFRQLYEACRPLTQQEAP; the protein is encoded by the coding sequence ATGATGCGGTATTTGTTAGGCATTGATATTGGTACGACCTCTACCATCGGTATTCTGATTGGCCTGCCCGACAACGTTCTCGGTATGGCCTCCCGCCCGGTCACGCTCTCGGCCCCGCACAGCGGCTGGACGGAAGAATCACCGGATCAGTGGTGGCAGAATGTCGGCGAAATTTGCCGGCAATTACTGGCGCAAAGCGGCATCGCGGCCAGCGAAATCGGCGGCATTGGCGTGACGGGGATGCTGCCCGCCGTGGTTTTGCTGGATAACCAAGACCGTTTACTGCGCCCGAGCATTCAGCAAAGCGATGGCCGCAGCGGCGCAGAAGTACTCCAGATGCGCGGCGAAATGGACGCCCAGCACTTTCTACAACGCGCCGGAAACGGCATTAATCAACAGTTGGTCGGGGCCAAAATCCGCTGGCTTGAGCATCATGAACCTGCGGTCTTTGCGCGCATCGATACGGTGTTGGGTTCGTATGACTTTATCAACTGGAAGCTCACGGGGGAGAAAGTTATCGAACAGAACTGGGCCCTGGAGGCCGGTTTTGTCGACATCGGCAGCCATAAGCTGGATGACGAATTGATCGCCTTTGCCCATCTTCCCCGGCATGTGGTCCCGCCGCTGGCGCGTTCCCATGACATTATCGGCGCGGTTACCGCGCAGGCGGCCGCCTGGACCGGGCTTAGCCCAGGTACCCCGGTGATTGGCGGGGCGGCGGATATGATAGCCTCCGCCCTGGGGGCCGGTGTCACCTCCCCCGGCGATGTGCTGCTCAAGTTCGGTGGCTCCGTAGACATCCTCACCGTCACGGACACCGCCCGCCCCGACCCGCGCCTGTATCTGGATTATCACCTGGTGCCGGGCCGATATATGCCGAACGGCTGTATGTCCACCGGCGGATCGGGACTGAACTGGTTCGTGCAGCACTTCGCGGCGCAGCATGAACCGGCGGCGCGTGAACAAGGGATGAGCCTTCACCACTATCTGGATACGCTGGCGGAACAGCGCCCGGCGGGCAGTGACGGACTCCTTTTTCTGCCCTATTTTCTCGGGGAGAAAACCCCGCTGCACGATCCCGATGCCCGCGGCGTGCTCTTTGGCTTGACGCTTACCCACGACGCGGGCCATGTGTGGCGAGCGTTGTTGGAAGCCTATGCGTATGCCATCAAACACCATATTGAAACGCTATTGGATATCGGTTACCCGGTGAACCGCTATGTCGTTTCCGATGGCGGATCGGCCAGCACGCTATGGATGCAGATTGTCGCCGATGTCTTGGGCGAGCCGCTAAGTCGCCTGGTCGGTCACCCCGGCTCTTGCCTGGGCGCGGCCTGGACGGCGGCGATAGGCGTGGGGGCGTCAACGGATTGGAATGGGGCCCGCGCCTGGGTCACCTTGAAAGACAGTGTTGCGCCTGAGCGTGCCCATACCGACGTTTATCGCCAAGGATATCAGCGCTTCCGCCAGCTCTATGAAGCCTGCCGCCCGCTGACACAGCAGGAGGCGCCATGA
- a CDS encoding DeoR/GlpR family DNA-binding transcription regulator: MPAKPETQTRYLPQERKKRILSMLVERGRGTVVEISAELAVSEMTVRRDLAELETDGKLRRVHGGAVLTETLNPPIMDPLPAHFAARLALHRESKMRIARQAAEVAGRYQSVALDIGTTTLAMAEALVQHERLKIFTNSVRIAHEIGRYPQAPEVYLAGGKMRDDEMAIVGPSAIEQFQQFWFDIAFISASGITSQGIYDSSLDETEMKRVLIRRSGFKVLLCDAAKFQHMSLVQVAEWQDIDLLITDSAPPAVLATALELANVQVMIAT; this comes from the coding sequence ATGCCAGCCAAACCCGAGACCCAAACGCGTTATCTTCCCCAGGAGCGAAAAAAACGGATCCTTAGCATGCTGGTCGAGCGTGGGCGGGGGACGGTGGTGGAGATCTCAGCGGAATTGGCGGTTTCGGAAATGACGGTTCGCCGCGACCTGGCCGAACTGGAAACGGACGGCAAGCTGCGCCGGGTCCACGGCGGCGCGGTGCTGACGGAAACGCTCAATCCGCCGATTATGGATCCGCTGCCGGCGCACTTTGCGGCGCGCCTCGCGTTGCACCGCGAGAGTAAAATGCGCATTGCCCGGCAGGCTGCCGAGGTTGCGGGGCGCTACCAGAGTGTCGCCCTCGATATCGGGACCACCACCCTGGCGATGGCGGAGGCGTTGGTGCAACATGAACGACTGAAAATCTTCACCAACAGCGTGCGTATCGCCCATGAGATTGGCCGCTATCCCCAGGCGCCGGAAGTCTATCTGGCGGGCGGCAAGATGCGCGACGATGAGATGGCGATCGTCGGGCCATCGGCCATTGAGCAGTTCCAGCAGTTCTGGTTTGATATCGCCTTTATCAGCGCCTCGGGCATCACCAGCCAGGGCATTTACGATAGCTCGCTGGATGAGACCGAAATGAAACGGGTTTTAATTCGTCGTTCCGGCTTTAAAGTGCTGCTCTGCGACGCCGCGAAATTCCAACACATGTCGCTGGTGCAGGTGGCCGAGTGGCAGGACATCGACCTGCTGATAACGGACAGCGCGCCGCCTGCGGTGCTCGC